TCACGTATTGTTTGGTAATTTCATTTTGTGGATTCAACAGCACATCCTCCGTTTTCCCAAATTCCACGATTTCACCATTGTATAAGAAAAGTATATAGTCTGACACCCTGCGCGCCTGGCGAAGGATATGGGTAACCAAGACGATCGTATAATCTTCTTTAAGTTGAATCAACAGATTTTCTATCGTTTGTGTTGAAATAGGGTCCAAGGCGGAGGTAGATTCGTCGCCTAAGATAATTTCAGGCTCCACAGCAAGTCCACGCGCTAAACAAAGGCGCTGTTGCTGCCCGATAGATAAACGTGTCGCAGAGGCATCCAAACGATCTTTCACTTCATCCCATAATCCCACATTCACCAACTGTTGCTCAACAATCGCTTTTAAAGTATTTTTGTCCCGAATACCATGAATTTTTGGACCATAAGCGATATTATCAAATATCGACATCGGCAATGGAAAAGGCTTCTGCGAAAGCAGGCCCATTTTCTTACGAATATGCGTCACTTCTGCGCCTGGAGCATAAATATCCTCGTTGTTCACCAGTACAGAACCTGTTACCTCTACATCTTTTTGATCGTCTAGCAGTCGGTTCAAAGTCTTCAATAGCGTCGTCTTCCCGCAACCCGAGGGACCTATAATGGAGGTTATCGAGT
The DNA window shown above is from Sphingobacterium hotanense and carries:
- a CDS encoding phosphate ABC transporter ATP-binding protein: MLTYPSVEAEKAQDLSRIVLPKIQIKDLNVTVEGKQILKNISLDIPNNSITSIIGPSGCGKTTLLKTLNRLLDDQKDVEVTGSVLVNNEDIYAPGAEVTHIRKKMGLLSQKPFPLPMSIFDNIAYGPKIHGIRDKNTLKAIVEQQLVNVGLWDEVKDRLDASATRLSIGQQQRLCLARGLAVEPEIILGDESTSALDPISTQTIENLLIQLKEDYTIVLVTHILRQARRVSDYILFLYNGEIVEFGKTEDVLLNPQNEITKQYVKGYIS